A window of Cinclus cinclus unplaced genomic scaffold, bCinCin1.1 SCAFFOLD_181, whole genome shotgun sequence contains these coding sequences:
- the LOC134057654 gene encoding LOW QUALITY PROTEIN: histone-lysine N-methyltransferase SETD1A-like (The sequence of the model RefSeq protein was modified relative to this genomic sequence to represent the inferred CDS: deleted 4 bases in 3 codons) → VSSGEDMEISSDDADPLMAVTLPPPRPLPDFGGSPPALYDLLGRLGVGGAGSRWAGGGVPASFQLQTQLLSRLRASGGSKSPFGVPPYAPHPPRFTPPPPHFPPFSPQFVEERPPRHRARPPPPPPPPPPEPPGVFGGGPVEGVLAALVQEMKATMQRDLNRKMVENVAFRAFDAWWERKEEQVKPFQSGRGRDEAPERARPKEPPPALLSLVDWARGGGSGLRGALRLPSFKVKRKEPSELGEGGEEKRPRPPTPPEEDEDGPPKFPLSPPRAEAAGKRRKLFRLDSEGEEASEESSSAKEEEEEEENEAEAAQRRRRRRGKGEQPLPQSRRDSERRGGPPRQGQEEEEEEEEEEDEAEAASEGSSKFSLYEEGGGGSTSSSSSSRPPSSSSSSSSSSSSSSSSSSSSSEDEPEEPPRPPSPKPAPPPPPRPSSPIPLLPPPKKRRKTEEPCPAPPPPPTSPPPPPPLPAPPRQTPPSPGAPPPAAETPPGRPRRPPPGRCPTSRPTTPRWSRAGGAAATISGEPPGVPPAAPRPAALPPAPPPSTWGPPRCWSWPGERRAAPRGVPGAGGTWRCWRPSPSPAAATPTTTPRATPTTPPPPRPPGTPRFCWSTTTPCRRGRGPPKLRRPRPPAPARAWRPPPRRCWKPEEVVAEPTPPGITDGDAGVAAAPPARRKRHRPPPPSSSSDDDDDDSDGSGGGGSSSEGSGGARRWLRPRGVPPASPPAAFAPRSEFEQMTILYDIWSAGLDAEDARFLRVTYERLLQQDGAAHWLNDTHWVHHTVTRTSSPRRRRRWPECREHRTGSARSEGYYPISRREKARYLRPCPAPRPDPDAPDTQGPNRVLSERRSEQRRLLSAIGSAALPDSDLLKLNQLKFRKKRLRFGRSRIHEWGLFAMEPIAADEMVIEYVGQNIRQVVADMREKRYAQEGIGSSYLFRVDHDTIIDATKCGNLARFINHCCTPNCYAKVITIEAQKKIVIYSKQAIGVNEEITYDYKFPIEDTKIPCLCRTESCRGTLN, encoded by the exons GTCTCCTCGGGGGAGGACATGGAAATCTCCTCCGACGACGCCGAT cccctcatgGCCgtcaccctcccccccccgcgCCCCCTCCCCGATTTCGGGGGGTCCCCCCCGGCCCTTTACGACCTTTTGGGGCgcctgggggtggggggggccGGCTCTCgctgg gcgggggggggggtcccggcctctttccagctgcagaCTCAGCTCCTGAGCCGCCTCCGCGCCTCGGGGGGCTCCAAATCCCCTTTTGGGGTGCCCCCCTACGCCCCCCACCCTCCTCGCTTcacccctccccctccccatttcCCGCCCTTCTCCCCCCAATTCGTGGAGGAGCGACCCCCCCGGCACCGAGCCCgc ccccccccgccccccccgccgccccccccggagccccccggggtttttggggggggtcccgTGGAGGGGGTGCTGGCGGCGCTGGTGCAGGAGATGAAGGCGACGATGCAGCGGGATTTGAACAGGAAGATGGTGGAGAACGTGGCGTTCCGGGCCTTCGACGCCTGGTGGGAGCGCAAGGAGGAGCAGGTCAAG CCATTCCAGTCGGGGCGGGGCCGGGACGAGGCCCCCGAGCGGGCGAGGCCGAAGGAGCCGCCCCCCGCCCTCCTCTCCCTCGTGGACTGGGCCCGGGGCGGGGGCTCGGGGCTTCGGGGGGCCCTCAGGCTCCCCTCCTTCAAG GTGAAGCGGAAAGAACCCTCAGAGCTCGGTGAGGGGGGGGAGGAGAAACGACCCCGGCCCCCCACCCCCCcggaggaggatgaggatg GACCCCCTAAATTCCCCTT GAGCCCCCCCCGTGCCGAGGCCGCCGGGAAGCGCCGGAAGCTTTTCCGGCTGGACAGCGAGGGGGAGGAAGCGTCCGAGGAATCCTCCTCGGCCAAG gaggaggaggaggaggaggagaacgAGGCCGAAGCAGcgcagaggaggaggaggaggagggggaagggggagcagCCCCTCCCCCAGAGCCGCAGGGACAGCGAGAGACGGGGCGGACCCCCCCGGCAGGGACAGG aggaggaggaggaggaggaagaggaagaggatgaggCCGAAGCTGCCAGCGAAGGCTCCTCCAAGTTCTCGCTGTACGAGGAGGGCGGGGGgggcagcacctccagcagctcctcctcacgccccccatcctcctcctcctcatcatcatcttcctcctcatcttcctcctcttcctcctcctcttcctctgagGACGAGCCCGAGGAGCCCCCCCGGCCCCCCTCGCCCAAACCAG cccctccccccccaccacGCCCCTCCTCCCCCATCCCGCTGctgcccccccccaaaaaacgcCGCAAGACCGAGGAGCCCTGCCCggcccctccccccccgccgacctcccctccccctcccccgcctctccccgcccccccccgccaaacccccccctcccccggtgcccccccccccgccgcaGAGACCCCCCCaggccgcccccgccgcccccccccAGGCCGGTGTCCAACCTCCCGGCCGACCACGCCTCGCTGGTCAAGAGCTGGGGGGGCGGCGGCGACGATTTCGGGGGAGCCCCCGGGGGtcccccccgccgccccccgccccgccgccctccCCCCCGCGCCCCCGCCGAGCACCTGGGGGCCACCTCGCTGCTGGAGCTGGCCCGGGGAGCGCAGAGCGGCGCCCAGAGGTGTCCCCGGAGCGGGGGGGACCTGGCGGTGCTGGCGGCCATCGCCCTCACCCGCGGCAGCGACGCCGACGACGACTCCGAGGGCGACGCCGACGACGCCGCCCCCGCCTcgcccccccgggaccccccgtTTCTGCTGGAGCACAACTACGCCGTGCCGGCGCGGGCGGGGCCCCCCAAAACTCCGCCGGCCGCGcccgccggccccggcccgtGCCTGGAGGCCTCCGCCGCGGAGGTGCTGGAAG CCCGAGGAGGTGGTGGCCGAGCCGACCCCGCCCGGGATCACCGACGGGGACGCGGGGGtcgccgcggccccgcccgcgcGGCGTAAACGGCACCGGCCGCCCCCGCCGTCGTCCTCGAGCGACGACGACGACGACGACAGCgacggcagcggcggcggcggcagcagcagcgaaGGCTCCGGCGGCGCCCGGCGCTGGCTGCGCCCTCGCGGCGTCCCCCCGGCGTCGCCGCCCGCCGCGTTCGCGCCGCGCAGCGAGTTCGAGCAGATGACGATCCTGTACGACATCTGGAGCGCCGGGCTGGACGCCGAGGACGCGCGGTTCCTGCGAGTCACCTACGAgcggctgctgcagcaggacgGGGCCGCGCACTGGCTGAACGACACGCACTGGGTGCACCACACCG TGACGAGGACGAGCAGCCCGCGGCGCCGGCGCCGGTGGCCGGAGTGCCGGGAGCACCGGACGGGCAGCGCCCGCAGCGAGGGCTATTACCCCATCAGCCGGCGCGAGAAGGCGCGGTACCTGCGGCCCtgccccgccccccgccccgacCCCGACGCTCCCGACACCCAG ggtcCCAACCGGGTGCTGTCGGAGCGACGCTCGGAGCAGCGGCGCCTGCTCAGCGCCATCGGCTCGGCCGCGCTGCCGGATAGCGACCTGCTCAAGCTCAACCAGCTCAAG TTCCGGAAGAAGCGGCTCCGGTTCGGCCGCAGCCGGATTCACGAGTGGGGCCTGTTCGCCATGGAGCCCATCGCGGCCGATGAGATGGTCATCGAGTACGTGGGGCAGAACATCCGCCAG GTGGTGGCCGACATGCGGGAGAAGCGCTACGCCCAGGAGGGCATCGGCAGCAGTTACCTGTTCCGCGTGGACCACGACACCATCATCGACGCCACGAAGTGCGGCAACCTGGCCCGCTTCATCAACCACTGCTGCACG CCCAACTGCTACGCCAAGGTCATCACCATCGAGGCGCAGAAGAAAATCGTCATCTACTCGAAGCAGGCGATCGGTGTCAACGAAGAGATCACCTACGACTACAAATTCCCCATCGAGGACACCAAGATCCCCTGCCTGTGCCGCACCGAGAGCTGCCGCGGCACCCTCAATTAG